The proteins below come from a single Micromonospora citrea genomic window:
- a CDS encoding SCP2 sterol-binding domain-containing protein: MTDVTQEFFHSLARRGHDRRLTAIDEGSVRFDIARDGRVDHWLVTIAKGDVTVTEQATGGDAVVRADRAVFDRIASGRAYFLTTVLRGEAAVEGSPRLFATVRRLFPPPPASGTARSRGGDDG, encoded by the coding sequence ATGACGGACGTCACCCAGGAGTTCTTCCACAGTCTCGCGCGGCGGGGGCACGACCGCCGCCTGACTGCGATCGACGAGGGCAGTGTCCGGTTCGACATAGCGCGGGACGGCCGGGTCGACCACTGGCTCGTCACCATCGCGAAGGGCGACGTCACGGTCACCGAACAGGCGACGGGCGGCGACGCGGTCGTGCGGGCTGACCGGGCGGTCTTCGACCGGATCGCCAGCGGGCGGGCGTACTTCCTGACCACCGTCCTGCGCGGCGAGGCGGCCGTGGAGGGCAGCCCCCGGCTGTTCGCCACCGTCCGGCGGCTGTTCCCCCCGCCGCCCGCGTCGGGGACGGCACGCAGCCGAGGGGGTGACGATGGTTGA
- a CDS encoding glycogen debranching N-terminal domain-containing protein produces the protein MVDSQVGILDGTTFVVCDRAGDILPSPDTPLGLFAHDTRLLSKWVLTINGERLSTLAIDDVHYFENRFYLVPGEQDVYVNSTLSVRRTHTLDTGLHEDLSIINHDGRPVDLTLRVEADADFADLFEVKDATARKKGRHYRRIDDGRLVLGYERERFRRETIVSASTPAELDENGLTLTVHLEPHGKWATRLTAEPDLPMPRGLERLVIPRRARHASDKERRLAEWLEQAPRLETDWEPLRGTYRQSLIDLAALRFSPFLAEDRSVPAAGLPWFMCLFGRDSILTSLQTLPFAPELAATTLRVLALRQGSRVDDFREEQPGRILHEMRYGEMSVFEETPHTPYFGSADATPLFLVLLDEYERWTGDVDLVRSVEHEARAAIDWINEYADLTGSGYISYQRRNTRNGLENQCWKDSWDGISYRDGRLPGFPRATCELQGYAYDAKRRTARLAREVWNDPAYADRLEREAADLKQRFNRDFWVADGEYMALALDGDGSQVDALSSNIGHLLWSGIVDEAKAGALVRHLLSPALFSGWGVRTLAEGAGRYNPIGYHVGTIWPFDNSFIAWGLRRYGYADEAARIAAGILDAAVFYDGRLPEAFAGYRRSETRYPVNYPTACSPQAWSAGATLLLLRTMLGLRPVGEDLVIRPALPANLDSVALLDIPGRWGRLDAYGRGPAAAGGRGHQPAPQQISAP, from the coding sequence ATGGTTGACAGCCAGGTGGGCATCCTGGACGGGACGACCTTCGTGGTCTGCGACCGCGCCGGCGACATCCTTCCGTCACCCGACACGCCGCTCGGTCTCTTCGCCCACGACACCCGTCTGCTGTCGAAGTGGGTGTTGACGATCAACGGGGAACGACTGAGCACCCTCGCGATCGACGACGTCCACTACTTCGAGAACCGGTTCTATCTGGTGCCGGGCGAGCAGGACGTGTACGTCAACAGCACCCTGTCGGTGCGCCGCACGCACACCCTGGACACCGGCCTGCACGAGGACCTCAGCATCATCAACCACGACGGTCGACCGGTCGACCTGACCCTCAGGGTCGAGGCGGACGCCGACTTCGCGGACCTGTTCGAGGTCAAGGACGCGACAGCGCGGAAGAAGGGCCGGCACTACCGGCGCATCGACGACGGGCGGCTCGTCCTCGGCTACGAGCGGGAACGGTTCCGGCGGGAGACCATCGTCTCCGCGTCGACCCCCGCCGAGCTGGACGAGAACGGGCTGACCCTGACGGTGCACCTCGAACCGCACGGCAAGTGGGCGACCAGACTGACCGCCGAGCCGGACCTCCCGATGCCCAGAGGGCTGGAACGGCTCGTCATCCCCCGGCGGGCAAGACACGCCAGCGACAAGGAGCGTCGGCTCGCCGAGTGGCTGGAGCAGGCGCCCCGGCTGGAGACCGACTGGGAGCCGCTGCGCGGCACGTACCGGCAGAGCCTCATCGACCTGGCCGCGCTGCGCTTCAGCCCCTTCCTCGCCGAGGACAGGAGCGTCCCCGCCGCCGGCCTGCCCTGGTTCATGTGCCTCTTCGGCCGGGACAGCATCCTCACCAGCCTCCAGACGTTGCCGTTCGCGCCGGAGCTGGCCGCCACCACCCTGCGGGTGCTCGCGCTGCGGCAGGGCAGCCGGGTCGACGACTTCCGGGAGGAGCAACCCGGCCGGATCCTGCACGAGATGCGGTACGGCGAGATGAGCGTCTTCGAGGAGACCCCGCACACGCCGTACTTCGGCAGCGCCGACGCCACTCCCCTGTTCCTCGTGCTGCTCGACGAGTACGAGCGGTGGACCGGCGACGTCGACCTCGTACGCTCGGTCGAGCACGAGGCCCGCGCCGCGATCGACTGGATCAACGAGTACGCCGACCTGACCGGCAGCGGCTACATCTCCTACCAGCGGCGCAACACCCGCAACGGCCTGGAGAACCAGTGCTGGAAGGACTCCTGGGACGGCATCTCGTACCGCGACGGCCGACTGCCGGGCTTCCCGCGGGCGACGTGCGAGCTCCAGGGGTACGCGTACGACGCGAAGAGGCGCACGGCCCGGCTCGCCCGCGAGGTCTGGAACGACCCGGCGTACGCCGACCGGCTGGAGCGGGAGGCGGCCGACCTCAAGCAGCGCTTCAACCGCGACTTCTGGGTCGCCGACGGCGAGTACATGGCCCTCGCCCTCGACGGCGACGGCAGCCAGGTCGACGCGCTGTCGTCGAACATCGGCCATCTGCTGTGGAGCGGCATCGTCGACGAGGCGAAGGCGGGCGCCCTGGTGCGGCACCTGCTGTCCCCCGCGCTGTTCAGCGGCTGGGGCGTGCGCACGCTGGCCGAGGGCGCGGGCCGTTACAACCCGATCGGCTACCACGTGGGGACCATCTGGCCGTTCGACAACTCGTTCATCGCCTGGGGCCTGCGGCGCTACGGGTACGCCGACGAGGCGGCGCGGATCGCGGCCGGCATCCTCGACGCCGCGGTCTTCTACGACGGCCGGCTGCCCGAGGCGTTCGCCGGCTACCGCCGCTCCGAGACGAGGTACCCGGTCAACTATCCCACCGCGTGCAGCCCGCAGGCGTGGTCCGCCGGGGCCACCCTGCTGCTGTTGAGGACGATGCTGGGCCTGCGCCCGGTCGGCGAGGATCTCGTGATCAGGCCCGCGCTTCCCGCTAACCTCGACTCCGTGGCGTTGCTCGACATTCCCGGGCGGTGGGGGCGCCTCGACGCGTACGGCCGGGGGCCGGCCGCGGCGGGCGGCCGGGGTCACCAGCCGGCGCCGCAGCAGATCTCCGCCCCCTGA
- a CDS encoding cysteine hydrolase family protein, giving the protein MREIDPARTAVVGVHWQHEVVSPDGLFGPFFAEQVARHDVASHAARVNAAVRAAGGLVVYTRVAHRPGHPDLIPNTPSFAMIAERQAFLEGAPKSRIIDELAPEAGDVVITHVRLTGFFGTELDTVLRRRKIDTVLFTGVATNLSVTGTAFEAVNHGYRPVIVSDACTAATDEAHRASLETLGRLGEVVTTADVVDRLGG; this is encoded by the coding sequence ATGCGAGAAATCGACCCGGCGCGTACGGCCGTCGTCGGCGTCCACTGGCAGCACGAGGTCGTCAGCCCCGACGGGCTGTTCGGCCCCTTCTTCGCCGAGCAGGTCGCCCGGCACGACGTCGCCTCGCACGCGGCGCGGGTCAACGCGGCCGTGCGCGCCGCCGGTGGTCTCGTCGTGTACACGCGGGTGGCGCACCGGCCCGGCCATCCCGACCTCATCCCCAACACGCCCAGCTTCGCCATGATCGCCGAGCGGCAGGCCTTCCTGGAGGGCGCGCCGAAGTCCCGCATCATCGACGAGCTCGCCCCGGAGGCCGGCGACGTCGTCATCACCCACGTGCGGCTCACCGGCTTCTTCGGCACCGAACTGGACACGGTGCTGCGCCGCAGGAAGATCGACACCGTCCTGTTCACCGGCGTGGCCACCAACCTGTCCGTCACCGGCACCGCCTTCGAGGCGGTCAACCACGGCTACCGACCCGTCATCGTCTCCGACGCGTGCACCGCCGCGACCGACGAGGCGCACCGGGCGAGCCTGGAGACGCTGGGCCGGCTCGGCGAGGTGGTGACCACCGCCGACGTCGTCGACCGCCTGGGTGGTTGA
- a CDS encoding TROVE domain-containing protein: protein MARFNLRLRRNGRGAGDGLVTAEDAPGFAREPRTELFLLGVSNMVGEETFYEGAADRDARFRELVAAVAVADPDWFARFVPWLRTGAMLRSAAVVAALEGARAQVAAGIPGSRTIVDSALQRADEPGEALAYWLGRHGRTLPKPVKRGIADAAVRLYHERSLLKYDSDRNAVRFADVLDLTHPVARDERQGDLFRHALDRRHQRDNPLPASLTMLAARAALMALPVERRREVTDPAVLEAAGMTWEALAGWRQTTMDAPAWEAIIPSMGYLALLRNLRNFDQAGVGDAVAETVAAKLSDPGEVARSRVLPMRFLSAYNAAPSLRWAYPLERALQHALADVPALDGRTLILIDTSGSMTNAFSKDGTLRCWDAATVFGLALAARAREATVVSFSHTSAVFPAVAGESVLAAVRRFKQDGYFYGQGTETEKAVREHYAGHDRVVILTDEQAHWHGSADVTAAVPARVPVYTWNLAGYRAGHAPTAGNRHTFGGLSDAAFAMIPLIEAGSRERWPF from the coding sequence ATGGCCAGGTTCAACCTCAGGCTGCGCCGGAACGGGCGGGGCGCGGGCGACGGGCTCGTCACCGCCGAGGACGCGCCCGGCTTCGCGCGCGAGCCGCGCACGGAACTGTTCCTGCTCGGCGTGTCGAACATGGTCGGCGAGGAGACCTTCTACGAGGGTGCCGCCGACCGGGACGCCCGGTTCCGTGAGCTGGTCGCCGCCGTCGCCGTCGCCGATCCCGACTGGTTCGCCCGCTTCGTGCCGTGGCTGCGCACCGGGGCGATGCTGCGTTCGGCGGCCGTGGTGGCCGCACTGGAGGGTGCCCGCGCGCAGGTCGCGGCCGGCATCCCCGGTTCGCGGACGATCGTGGACTCGGCGTTGCAGCGCGCGGACGAGCCGGGCGAGGCGCTCGCGTACTGGCTGGGCCGCCACGGTCGTACCCTGCCGAAGCCGGTCAAGCGCGGCATCGCCGACGCGGCGGTGCGGCTCTACCACGAGCGGAGCCTGCTCAAGTACGACTCCGACCGCAACGCGGTCCGGTTCGCCGACGTGCTCGACCTGACGCACCCGGTGGCGAGGGACGAGCGGCAGGGTGACCTGTTCCGGCACGCGCTGGACCGCCGGCACCAGCGGGACAATCCGCTGCCGGCGTCGCTGACGATGCTGGCCGCGCGGGCCGCGCTCATGGCGTTGCCCGTCGAGCGGCGCCGGGAGGTCACCGACCCGGCGGTGCTGGAAGCGGCCGGAATGACGTGGGAGGCGCTCGCGGGCTGGCGACAGACGACGATGGACGCCCCGGCCTGGGAGGCGATCATCCCGTCGATGGGCTACCTGGCGCTGCTGCGCAACCTGCGCAACTTCGACCAGGCCGGCGTCGGCGACGCCGTCGCCGAGACCGTGGCGGCGAAGCTGTCCGACCCGGGCGAGGTGGCCAGGTCGCGGGTGCTGCCGATGCGCTTCCTGTCGGCGTACAACGCCGCGCCGAGCCTGCGGTGGGCGTACCCGCTGGAGAGGGCGTTGCAGCACGCCCTGGCGGACGTGCCCGCCCTGGACGGGCGGACCCTGATCCTGATCGACACGTCGGGGTCGATGACCAACGCGTTCAGCAAGGACGGCACGTTGCGCTGCTGGGACGCGGCCACGGTGTTCGGCCTGGCGCTGGCGGCCCGCGCGCGGGAGGCGACGGTGGTGTCCTTCTCCCACACCAGCGCGGTGTTTCCGGCCGTCGCCGGCGAGTCGGTGCTGGCGGCGGTGCGCCGGTTCAAGCAGGACGGCTACTTCTACGGCCAGGGGACCGAGACGGAGAAGGCGGTACGCGAGCACTACGCCGGGCACGACCGGGTGGTCATCCTCACCGACGAGCAGGCCCACTGGCACGGCTCGGCGGACGTGACCGCCGCGGTGCCGGCGCGGGTGCCGGTGTACACGTGGAACCTCGCCGGCTACCGGGCCGGGCACGCGCCGACGGCCGGGAACCGGCACACGTTCGGTGGCCTGTCCGACGCGGCGTTCGCCATGATCCCGCTCATCGAGGCGGGATCCCGCGAGCGGTGGCCCTTCTGA
- a CDS encoding peptidase domain-containing ABC transporter: MTRVPVIVQMSSTECGPSCLAMVLGGLGRATEVRELRAHFGVGRDGTSARRILEVAREYGLAARGLRVNQAGLASVRLPAIAHWGEDHFTVLEKVGPRRIRMVDPGHGRRRLTHEEFFAEFSGTVLEFTPEESLRRRRRSIRDHLALRFLRDLVRLAPLLMVLAVALSAVVQVLGLASAWATKYGVDVLVGQRADTLSLFAVGVGAYIATHTLATLCRGLALLVLQRRLDGTLGERFMSHLMRLPYAYFQTRGAGDLMGRLSSNMAVRDMLTSQLATLLLDTVFVLVYTALLVALSPAYAAVVAVLAVAQFGIVLSTIRLVHERAQRELAADAKAQSSAIDALAGAEFLKSSGLSNWALRRWADRFTVSVRVGFERRRLDLVNESAMGMFQVAAPLVLLLFGVVQVVAGRMSLGTMLGLNVVAGLLLAPVGQVMGALRYLQTIGSHLERIYDVLNEEPEPARPQAHQPTELRGEIELRGVDFRYDLGTPLVLKNIDLRVAAGSKLAVVGSTGSGKTTLVRLLTGLLRPSAGSVLVDGRPLDDYDLEPLRRRFGVVTQFPYIFGGSIRDNLTLGRLDVSDDELREALRKVQFLPDLERMPMGLSTGVGEGGGALSGGQRQRLAIARALLARTNVLLLDEATSHLDTLTEAAIAAELSALGCTRIVIAHRISTVSDADQIVVLHHGEIVERGDHEELMALGGRYAELARRQTGGLTERAATGGQLLRQGRH; the protein is encoded by the coding sequence ATGACCCGCGTACCGGTGATCGTGCAGATGAGCAGCACCGAGTGCGGGCCGAGCTGCCTGGCGATGGTGCTCGGCGGTCTGGGGCGCGCCACCGAGGTCCGGGAGCTGCGCGCCCACTTCGGGGTGGGACGCGACGGCACCAGCGCCCGCCGCATCCTCGAGGTGGCCCGCGAGTACGGGCTGGCCGCACGGGGACTGCGGGTCAACCAGGCCGGGCTGGCCAGCGTCCGCCTGCCCGCCATCGCACACTGGGGCGAGGACCACTTCACGGTGCTGGAGAAGGTCGGGCCACGCCGGATCCGGATGGTGGATCCCGGACACGGCCGGCGGCGGCTGACACACGAGGAGTTCTTCGCGGAGTTCTCCGGCACCGTGCTGGAGTTCACGCCGGAGGAGTCGCTGCGCCGTCGGCGCCGCTCGATCCGCGACCACCTCGCCCTGCGGTTCCTCCGTGACCTGGTCCGGCTGGCGCCGCTGCTCATGGTGCTGGCCGTGGCGCTCTCGGCCGTGGTGCAGGTGCTCGGGCTCGCCTCCGCCTGGGCGACGAAGTACGGGGTGGACGTCCTCGTCGGGCAGCGGGCGGACACCCTGTCCCTCTTCGCCGTCGGCGTGGGCGCGTACATCGCGACACACACCCTCGCCACCCTCTGCCGAGGGCTGGCGCTGCTGGTGCTGCAACGTCGGCTCGACGGCACGTTGGGCGAGCGCTTCATGAGCCACCTGATGCGACTGCCGTACGCGTACTTCCAAACCCGGGGCGCGGGCGACCTGATGGGCCGGTTGAGCAGCAACATGGCCGTGCGGGACATGCTCACCTCGCAGTTGGCCACGCTCCTGCTGGACACCGTCTTCGTCCTCGTCTACACCGCCCTTCTGGTGGCGCTGAGCCCGGCGTACGCCGCGGTGGTCGCGGTCCTGGCGGTCGCCCAGTTCGGCATCGTGCTGAGCACCATCCGACTGGTCCACGAGCGTGCCCAGCGCGAGCTGGCCGCCGACGCGAAGGCGCAGAGCAGCGCGATCGACGCGCTGGCCGGGGCGGAGTTCCTGAAAAGTTCCGGGCTGTCGAACTGGGCGTTGCGACGGTGGGCTGACCGGTTCACCGTGTCGGTGCGGGTGGGATTCGAGCGCCGGCGGCTGGACCTGGTCAACGAGTCGGCGATGGGGATGTTCCAGGTCGCCGCGCCGCTGGTGCTCCTCCTGTTCGGCGTCGTCCAGGTGGTCGCCGGCCGGATGTCGCTCGGCACGATGCTCGGCCTGAACGTCGTCGCCGGTCTGCTGCTGGCTCCCGTCGGGCAGGTGATGGGCGCGTTGCGGTACCTCCAGACGATCGGGTCTCACCTGGAACGCATCTACGACGTGCTGAACGAGGAACCGGAGCCGGCCCGCCCGCAGGCCCACCAGCCGACCGAGCTGCGCGGCGAGATCGAGCTGCGTGGCGTCGACTTCCGGTACGACCTCGGCACACCGCTCGTGCTCAAGAACATCGACCTGCGGGTCGCGGCCGGGTCGAAGCTGGCCGTCGTCGGATCCACCGGCTCCGGCAAGACCACCCTGGTACGGCTGCTCACCGGCCTCCTGCGGCCGAGCGCGGGGAGCGTCCTGGTGGACGGGCGCCCGCTCGACGACTACGACCTGGAGCCGCTACGCCGCCGCTTCGGCGTCGTCACCCAGTTCCCGTACATCTTCGGCGGTTCCATCCGCGACAACCTGACGCTCGGCCGGCTCGACGTCAGCGACGACGAACTGCGCGAGGCGTTGCGCAAGGTGCAGTTCCTGCCGGACCTGGAGCGCATGCCGATGGGCCTGAGTACCGGCGTCGGTGAGGGCGGGGGCGCGCTCTCCGGGGGCCAGCGACAGCGACTGGCGATCGCCCGGGCGCTGCTGGCCAGGACGAACGTGCTCCTGCTCGACGAGGCGACCAGCCACCTCGACACCCTGACCGAGGCGGCGATCGCCGCTGAACTGTCGGCGCTCGGCTGCACGCGGATCGTGATCGCACACCGGATCAGCACGGTCAGCGACGCCGACCAGATCGTCGTGCTGCACCACGGCGAGATCGTCGAGCGTGGCGACCACGAGGAGCTGATGGCGTTGGGCGGCCGGTACGCCGAACTGGCGCGGCGGCAGACAGGTGGGTTGACGGAGCGTGCGGCAACCGGGGGGCAGCTGTTGCGGCAGGGACGTCACTGA
- a CDS encoding type 2 lanthipeptide synthetase LanM family protein gives MAPRNIATSDRADLGSDVFDRPAWWAALPLQERRRAPVPDTEAARTRGARRLDAWRTVRAATGGLEPNLARWHESGLSEDELGLLLGESAASLRDRVPQPPSWLTSVARAWSTDSAEMPPFDAGPTADLGPTADLLTLVHPLSHWYQQRLHEEVSRLAGDHGHQGEIPPHHPLLRPNHEVHLAMISPVLAVHLQRARTAGTLSGDTPSARFGDFVRQLREPAYALRILAEYPTLTRELVDDMETWLTVRSELTRRVLADLPALRAEFGLTATSLDDLVEVRTGAGDTHRGGRSVAILTFVDGGKVVYKPRSLAVESHFYALVDWLNDKGTACPLRRLTIVERAGYGWVEFVHPQSCADEEELRRFYWRQGAYLSLLYLLRASDIHLENVIAAGEHPVIVDLEAIFQQARPTTGTRPLVLPAEAMHRIEESVLSIGLLPQRLIQQDGDEVVATELSGMAGGRGELSPMKVPRWQDTGTDRMRRTRARMEMPGGHNLPTVAGTVVEPARYKADLVSGFEACYRLLLAHRDELAAPDGPVAAFAADEIRFIVLPTMVYGRILGESWHPVVLGDALDRECLFEVLATRHPDLVADRAVATSEIRQLARRDIPFFRTRPDSRDLYDDRDLVVRDFFPHRGLDLVRDRIAGLSDADLRQQSWAVSASLAALQLGDGQGGDAPRVRAAPAEEIDQALAERAAVRVGDRLLETALGDPERPVWLTLALVTDRHWSVVPTAFESYSGLSGIAVFLGQLGERTGLARFRSAAEAITAMLSEHVDALLDWPETDRNRLGIGGFSELGGYVHALTQLGALWRARPLLTQARRLVPELVRRFSDDHHLDVVAGTAGAALALRALHAVDPHEWTAEALRAAGDRLLATATAQDPGLAWRSVIPARSPLLGFSHGASGIAYALAEIARVTGEQRYLDAAERAVRYEHLRYDAAAGNWPDHRDATPPGTFMNAWCHGAAGVALARAAMLGTVRVPEVRADLDAAVAAVRRTLTSGELLTGTGNDCLCHGDLGLAEALLTAGLATGDGALVAMARRATRAVAETVLAGEELCGVPHGLHVPGLLMGAAGIGYGLLRAARPDRTPNVLLLAPPDGAAPGARQPSGPVATGEEA, from the coding sequence ATGGCCCCACGCAACATCGCAACGAGCGATCGCGCCGACCTCGGCAGCGACGTGTTCGACCGACCAGCCTGGTGGGCTGCCCTGCCCCTGCAGGAACGACGGCGCGCGCCGGTGCCCGACACCGAGGCGGCCCGTACCCGCGGCGCGCGTCGGCTCGACGCCTGGCGGACCGTCCGGGCCGCCACCGGCGGGCTGGAGCCGAACCTCGCCCGGTGGCACGAGTCCGGCCTCAGCGAGGATGAGTTGGGGCTGCTCCTCGGCGAGTCCGCCGCCAGCCTGCGCGACCGGGTGCCGCAGCCACCGTCGTGGCTGACCAGCGTGGCGCGGGCGTGGTCGACCGACTCAGCCGAGATGCCCCCGTTCGACGCCGGTCCGACGGCAGATCTGGGACCGACCGCCGACCTGCTCACGCTGGTCCACCCGCTGTCGCACTGGTACCAGCAGCGACTGCACGAGGAGGTGAGCCGCCTCGCCGGCGACCACGGCCACCAGGGCGAGATTCCGCCACACCATCCGTTGCTGCGGCCGAACCACGAGGTCCACCTGGCGATGATCAGTCCGGTGCTCGCGGTCCACCTGCAGCGCGCACGCACCGCCGGAACGTTGTCCGGTGACACCCCGTCAGCACGGTTCGGTGACTTCGTCCGGCAGCTTCGCGAGCCGGCGTACGCCCTGCGGATCCTCGCCGAGTATCCGACGCTCACCCGGGAGCTCGTCGACGACATGGAGACGTGGCTGACGGTACGGAGCGAGCTGACCCGGCGCGTGCTGGCCGACCTGCCGGCGCTGCGTGCGGAGTTCGGCCTGACCGCCACCTCGCTCGACGACCTGGTGGAGGTGCGGACCGGCGCCGGCGACACGCACCGCGGCGGGCGCAGCGTCGCGATCCTCACGTTCGTCGACGGCGGCAAGGTGGTCTACAAGCCGCGCTCACTCGCTGTGGAGTCGCACTTCTACGCCCTGGTCGACTGGCTCAACGACAAGGGGACGGCCTGCCCACTGCGGCGGCTGACCATCGTGGAGCGGGCCGGGTACGGCTGGGTCGAGTTCGTCCACCCGCAGAGCTGCGCCGACGAGGAGGAACTGCGCCGCTTCTACTGGCGGCAGGGGGCCTACCTGAGCCTGCTGTACCTGCTGCGCGCCTCGGACATCCACCTGGAGAACGTCATAGCCGCCGGCGAGCACCCGGTGATCGTCGATCTGGAGGCGATCTTCCAACAGGCCCGGCCGACCACCGGCACCCGGCCGCTGGTGCTGCCCGCCGAGGCGATGCACCGCATCGAGGAGTCCGTGCTGTCGATCGGCCTGCTGCCGCAGCGGCTGATCCAGCAGGACGGTGACGAGGTGGTGGCCACCGAGCTGTCCGGGATGGCCGGCGGGCGAGGGGAGCTGAGCCCGATGAAGGTGCCGCGGTGGCAGGACACCGGCACCGACCGGATGCGGCGGACCCGGGCCCGGATGGAGATGCCGGGCGGGCACAACCTGCCCACGGTCGCCGGCACCGTGGTGGAACCCGCACGATACAAGGCAGACCTGGTCTCCGGTTTCGAAGCCTGTTACCGGCTGTTGCTCGCGCATCGTGACGAGCTGGCCGCACCCGACGGGCCGGTCGCCGCGTTCGCTGCGGACGAGATCCGGTTCATCGTGCTGCCCACCATGGTGTACGGCCGCATCCTCGGCGAATCCTGGCACCCGGTGGTGCTGGGCGACGCCCTGGACAGGGAGTGCCTGTTCGAGGTCCTCGCGACCCGCCATCCCGACCTGGTCGCCGACCGGGCCGTCGCCACCAGCGAGATTCGGCAGCTCGCCCGGCGCGACATCCCGTTCTTCCGGACCCGACCCGACTCCCGGGACCTGTACGACGACCGCGACCTCGTCGTACGCGACTTCTTCCCCCACCGCGGACTGGACCTCGTCCGGGACCGGATAGCCGGACTGTCCGACGCCGACCTGCGCCAACAGAGCTGGGCCGTGTCGGCCTCGCTGGCCGCGCTGCAACTCGGCGACGGCCAGGGAGGCGACGCGCCCCGGGTCCGCGCCGCGCCGGCCGAGGAGATCGACCAGGCGCTCGCCGAACGCGCCGCCGTCCGCGTCGGCGACCGCCTCCTCGAGACCGCGCTCGGCGACCCGGAGCGGCCGGTGTGGCTGACCCTCGCGCTCGTCACCGACCGGCACTGGAGCGTCGTACCCACGGCGTTCGAGAGCTACAGCGGGCTGTCCGGGATCGCGGTGTTCCTCGGCCAGCTCGGGGAGCGGACCGGCCTGGCGAGGTTCCGGTCCGCCGCCGAGGCGATAACGGCGATGCTCAGCGAACACGTCGACGCCCTGCTCGACTGGCCGGAGACCGACCGGAACCGGCTCGGCATCGGGGGCTTCAGTGAACTGGGCGGCTACGTCCACGCGCTGACCCAGCTCGGGGCGCTGTGGCGGGCGCGACCGCTGCTGACCCAGGCACGTCGACTCGTACCGGAACTGGTCCGGCGGTTCAGCGACGACCACCACCTCGACGTGGTCGCGGGCACCGCCGGGGCGGCGCTCGCCCTGCGCGCCCTGCACGCGGTCGATCCGCACGAGTGGACGGCGGAGGCGCTGCGCGCGGCGGGCGACCGGTTGCTAGCCACCGCCACGGCCCAGGACCCGGGGCTGGCGTGGCGGTCCGTGATCCCCGCGCGATCGCCGCTGCTCGGCTTCTCGCACGGAGCATCCGGCATCGCCTACGCGCTGGCCGAGATCGCCCGGGTGACGGGCGAGCAGCGTTACCTCGACGCGGCCGAGCGTGCCGTGCGCTACGAGCACCTCCGCTACGACGCCGCCGCGGGCAACTGGCCCGACCACCGGGACGCCACCCCGCCGGGCACGTTCATGAACGCGTGGTGTCACGGCGCCGCCGGCGTCGCGCTGGCCCGCGCGGCCATGCTCGGCACCGTGCGCGTTCCCGAGGTGCGCGCCGACCTCGACGCGGCGGTCGCCGCGGTGCGGCGGACCCTCACCTCGGGCGAACTGCTCACCGGCACCGGCAACGACTGCCTGTGCCACGGCGACCTCGGCCTGGCGGAAGCCCTGCTCACCGCCGGTCTGGCCACCGGCGACGGAGCCCTTGTAGCGATGGCCCGCAGGGCGACGCGCGCGGTCGCCGAGACGGTGCTCGCCGGCGAGGAGCTCTGCGGCGTACCGCACGGATTGCACGTGCCGGGACTGCTGATGGGCGCCGCCGGCATCGGCTACGGGCTGCTGCGGGCAGCTCGGCCTGACCGCACGCCCAACGTCCTCCTACTGGCCCCGCCGGACGGCGCGGCGCCCGGCGCCCGCCAACCGTCCGGCCCGGTCGCCACCGGGGAGGAAGCATGA
- a CDS encoding mersacidin/lichenicidin family type 2 lantibiotic: METAARAWKDPVFRAALDDAELALLPAHPVGAVELDEMVTDGTRGAGTESTATMGCCNGEPYTFRTCLTCYPLWTCRTCWGC; this comes from the coding sequence ATGGAAACTGCCGCGAGGGCGTGGAAGGACCCGGTGTTCCGGGCCGCGCTCGACGACGCCGAACTCGCCCTGCTGCCGGCCCACCCGGTCGGCGCGGTCGAGCTGGACGAGATGGTCACGGACGGAACGCGGGGCGCCGGCACCGAGTCCACCGCGACGATGGGCTGCTGCAACGGGGAGCCCTACACCTTCCGCACCTGCCTCACCTGCTACCCGCTGTGGACCTGCCGCACGTGCTGGGGGTGCTGA
- a CDS encoding mersacidin/lichenicidin family type 2 lantibiotic, which yields MDLPHVLGVLMNDKTLRAWKDPAFRTTLDDTDIALLPESPVGAVGGLDADFADIFGGDRAFTFHTCFTCQWGSLGCTNTCWIMTAGCTSGSC from the coding sequence GTGGACCTGCCGCACGTGCTGGGGGTGCTGATGAACGACAAGACCCTGCGCGCGTGGAAGGATCCCGCCTTCCGCACCACACTCGACGACACCGACATCGCCCTGTTGCCCGAGAGTCCGGTGGGCGCCGTCGGTGGCCTCGACGCGGATTTCGCGGACATCTTCGGCGGGGACCGCGCATTCACCTTCCACACGTGCTTCACCTGCCAGTGGGGCAGTCTCGGCTGCACCAACACCTGCTGGATCATGACGGCCGGTTGCACATCGGGAAGCTGCTGA